In Lycium ferocissimum isolate CSIRO_LF1 chromosome 11, AGI_CSIRO_Lferr_CH_V1, whole genome shotgun sequence, a single genomic region encodes these proteins:
- the LOC132036485 gene encoding protein VTE6, chloroplastic, with amino-acid sequence MAFSSLSLPPLPLLFHHQKPNLPFLTSNFQTSFDYFPQLSTLNPKHHQKMSRTSSMKVQGSVNDLGIVERTIQLVQSSPPTWQSALLSNIIIFTVGSPLLVSGLSLSGIGAAFLLGTLTWRAFGSNGFLLVATYFVIGTAATKVKMAQKEAQGVAEKKKGRRGPGSVIGSSAAGCVCAFLSINGVGGEAFTHLWVLAFVASFCTKLSDTVSSEIGKAYGKTTYLVTNFKVVPRGTEGAVSAEGTIAGLLASVLLAFVGYVTGQINVPGAAICVIAAQIANIGESLIGASLQDKKGFSWLNNDVVNVINISLGSIFAVLMQKVIFQS; translated from the exons ATGGCATTTTCAAGTCTTTCATTACCACCACTTCCATTACTATTCCATCATCAAAAACCAAACCTTCCATTTTTAACTTCAAATTTCCAAACCTCATTTGACTATTTTCCTCAATTGTCAACTCTAAACCCTAAACATCATCAAAAAATGTCAAGAACATCATCAATGAAAGTACAAGGATCAGTTAATGAtcttggaattgttgaaagaacAATtcaattggttcaatcttcacCACCCACGTGGCAATCTGCTTTGCTAAGTAACATTATTATCTTCACTGTGGGTTCTCCACTTTTAGTATCTGGTTTGTCACTTTCTGGTATTGGAGCTGCTTTCTTGCTTGGTACTCTTACTTGGAGAGCTTTTGGTTCTAATGGTTTTCTTCTTGTTGCCACATATTTCGTTATT GGCACAGCTGCAACTAAGGTGAAAATGGCTCAGAAAGAGGCTCAAGGGGTTgcagagaagaagaaaggaaggagaGGACCTGGAAGCGTGATCGGCTCTAGTGCAGCCGGTTGTGTTTGTGCATTCTTATCAATTAATGGTGTTGGTGGGGAGGCATTTACTCACCTGTGGGTACTTGCATTTGTAGCCAGTTTCTGTACCAAGTTGAGCGATACTGTCTCGAGCGAGATAGGAAAGGCATATGGTAAAACTAC GTATCTTGTCACCAACTTCAAGGTTGTGCCACGGGGTACTGAAGGGGCTGTGAGTGCTGAGGGAACCATAGCTGGGCTTCTTGCTTCAGTTCTCCTTGCTTTTGTTGGTTATGTAACGGGTCAG attAACGTACCTGGGGCTGCAATTTGTGTAATAGCTGCCCAGATAGCAAACATTGGCGAAAGTCTAATAGGCGCTTCACTTCAAGACAAAAAAGGATTCAGTTGG CTCAACAATGATGTTGTCAATGTCATCAACATATCCTTGGGAAGTATTTTTGCCGTCCTAATGCAGAAAGTAATATTCCAAAGTTAG
- the LOC132036666 gene encoding probable receptor-like protein kinase At1g33260 — protein sequence MEASPFSKKLSNEKKVSNTHGNSPFVCGWWGSLLSSCCSFFFFLDASVALPFEPPTTPLYNPTRTGVDNSVSFTQTHKHKSTFTDNKLVIVSASSALGVLVLLFFTLMALFKCLGFKLTRRGGAPDARVSGDLEENEGGSIKLMAKRLFTCDEVEKFTMNLSKSRLIAYGGFSTVYLAQFPDSMLAAVKIMDLSSERFQRVYKQELDILLQIQHENIVKFLGNCDNGNEGMLVFEYIPNGTLQEKLHGVDTKKKLLSWKNRMAIAFQIAKAIEYLHDKCPLPIVHGDIKASNVLLDKKFNCKLCDFGSAKMGFSSTILPPSATTKCVMLGSPGYTDPHYLRTGIASKKNDIYSFGVIILELISGIEALSSDNERLISKAGIILRDANKVAEMVDPKLNGNYDLEEAKAMVSLAGFCLGDSLSIRPCASEILDTITSKISSMSFMFDKKI from the coding sequence ATGGAAGCCTCACCTTTCAGTAAAAAATTGTCAAATGAGAAGAAAGTTTCAAATACGCATGGAAATAGTCCATTTGTCTGTGGGTGGTGGGGTTCTTTGTTGAGTAGTTGttgctctttcttcttcttcctagATGCTTCAGTGGCCTTACCCTTTGAACCACCGACGACACCCCTTTATAATCCTACCCGCACTGGAGTGGATAATAGTGTTAGTTTTACTCAAACCCATAAGCACAAAAGCACATTCACTGATAACAAATTAGTTATCGTTTCAGCTAGTTCTGCTTTGGGTGTTTtggttcttcttttcttcactctaaTGGCGTTGTTCAAGTGCTTAGGGTTCAAGTTAACGCGGCGCGGGGGCGCTCCTGATGCTAGGGTGTCGGGAGATTTAGAGGAAAATGAGGGCGGCTCAATAAAATTAATGGCCAAGAGATTATTCACATGTGATGAGGTGGAGAAATTCACCATGAATTTGTCGAAATCCAGGTTGATTGCTTATGGAGGATTTAGCACAGTTTATTTAGCCCAATTTCCAGATTCAATGCTGGCTGCTGTTAAAATCATGGATTTAAGCAGTGAACGTTTTCAAAGAGTTTACAAGCAAGAATTAGACATATTACTTCAAATCCAACACGAAAACATCGTGAAGTTTCTTGGTAACTGTGATAATGGAAATGAAGGTATGTTAGTGTTTGAATACATTCCAAACGGGACTTTACAGGAAAAATTACATGGCGTTGATACAAAGAAAAAATTACTCTCATGGAAAAATCGGATGGCTATAGCATTTCAAATTGCTAAAGCGATTGAATATCTACATGATAAGTGTCCATTACCAATAGTCCATGGTGATATAAAAGCTTCAAATGTTTTACTAGACAAGAAATTCAACTGCAAGTTATGTGATTTCGGGTCAGCAAAAATGGGATTTTCGTCTACAATTTTGCCACCGTCAGCAACTACAAAATGCGTGATGCTTGGTTCACCGGGCTATACTGATCCTCATTACTTGAGAACTGGCATTGCTTcgaaaaagaatgacatttaCAGCTTTGGAGTGATTATTTTGGAATTAATTTCGGGGATTGAAGCACTTTCATCTGATAATGAAAGGTTAATATCAAAAGCTGGTATTATATTAAGGGATGCAAATAAAGTAGCAGAAATGGTGGATCCAAAGCTTAATGGAAATTATGATTTGGAAGAAGCTAAAGCTATGGTGTCATTAGCAGGATTTTGTCTTGGTGATTCACTAAGCATTAGGCCTTGTGCTTCAGAAATCTTAGATACTATAACAAGTAAAATTTCTTCAATGTCCTTtatgtttgataaaaaaatttag
- the LOC132035877 gene encoding B-box zinc finger protein 22 — protein MKIQCNVCEVAEANVLCCADEAALCWSCDEKVHAANKLASKHQRVPLSASNSSMPKCDICQETVGYFFCLEDRALLCRKCDIAIHTANPHVAAHQRFLLTGVKVGLEPVDPGGASSSGTSQSIQPESAPLSKRSAPVSLDAQFNKVLPTQASGVGDFAPSKSPFAGGSAAGSMPLWQFDEFIGLNDFNQNYGYMEDGSSKADNGKLGESDSSSILRFEDEELDGDECLGQVPDTSWAVPQVPSPPTASGLYWPKTYQNPFDCSMFVPDISYSPSSNLQQQPPSGTRLKRRRQC, from the exons ATGAAGATACAGTGTAACGTGTGTGAGGTTGCAGAAGCGAATGTTTTGTGTTGTGCAGATGAGGCAGCGTTATGTTGGTCATGTGATGAGAAAGTACATGCTGCTAATAAACTTGCTAGTAAACATCAGAGAGTTCCTCTTTCTGCTTCTAATTCTTCTATGCCTAAGTGTGACATCTGTCAG GAAACAGTTGGATATTTCTTTTGTCTCGAGGATCGGGCTTTGCTTTGCCGAAAATGTGATATTGCTATTCACACGGCTAATCCTCATGTCGCAGCCCACCAAAGATTTTTGCTGACTGGAGTAAAAGTAGGACTTGAACCAGTTGATCCTGGTGGTGCATCATCCTCAGGGACGTCACAGTCCATTCAGCCAGAGTCTGCTCCACTTTCCAAACGAAGTGCCCCAGTATCATTGGATGCTCAATTTAACAAAGTATTACCAACACAGGCTAGTGGGGTTGGGGATTTTGCTCCTAGTAAATCCCCGTTTGCTGGAGGTTCTGCAGCTGGGAGCATGCCACTATGGCAGTTTGATGAATTTATTGGTCTGAATGATTTCAATCAGAATTATGGATACATGGAGGATGGATCATCTAAG GCGGATAACGGCAAGCTCGGAGAGTCAGACTCCTCATCAATCTTAAGATTTGAAGATGAAGAACTAGACGGTGATGAGTGCTTGGGCCAGGTGCCAGACACATCTTGGGCAGTGCCACAAGTTCCATCTCCACCTACGGCCTCTGGACTTTACTGGCCCAAAACTTACCAGAATCCATTTGACTGTTCAATGTTTGTGCCTGACATTAGTTACTCCCCTTCGTCGAACCTTCAACAGCAACCTCCAAGCGGTACTCGTTTGAAACGAAGAAGGCAATGTTAG
- the LOC132036148 gene encoding NADH kinase isoform X1 yields the protein MARRRLLLLLKPFDVLPTHQFDNISNFRNPKLLQVLKYLDSRCLVHKEAINFCQNILRKKLVDWEAVYRFNLCRPIRDVDLVVTIGGDGTLLQASHFMDDSIPVLGVNSDPTQAKEVEEYNEEFDATRSTGYLCAATVKNFEQIIDDILENRARPSEVSRMSITLNSKHMPTYALNDVLIAHPCPATVSRFSFRTKKEDQSCSSLVHCRSSGLRVSTAAGSTAAMLSTGGFAMPVLSKDLQYIVREPIAPGLYNSLMHGTVKPEELMEIAWYCKEGLIYIDGSHLVHSVQHGDIIELSSKAPKLKVFLPSHLIS from the exons ATGGCGAGGAGGCGATTGTTGCTGTTATTAAAACCATTCGACGTGTTACCAACACACCAATTTGATAACATTTCTAATTTCAGAAACCCTAAG TTATTGCAGGTATTGAAATATCTAGACAGTAGATGTCTGGTCCACAAGGAGGCTATAAACTTCTGTCAGAACATTTTGAGGAAAAAGCTTGTCGATTGGGAAGCAGTCTATCGTTTTAATCTATGTCGGCCGATCCGTGATGTAGATTTAGTAGTTACTATAGGAGGAGATGGTACATTACTGCAGGCAAGCCATTTTATGGACGATTCGATTCCTGTTCTAGGAGTAAATTCTGACCCAACTCAAGCAAAAGAG GTTgaagaatacaatgaagaatTTGACGCTACAAGGAGTACAGGATATCTTTGTGCGGCAACTGTCAAGAACTTTGAACAA ATAATAGATGATATCCTTGAAAATCGTGCTAGACCTTCTGAAGTCTCAAGGATGTCAATCACTCTCAACTCAAAGCACATGCCAACTTACgcacttaatgatgttttaattgcCCATCCTTGTCCTGCTACAGTTTCCCGATTCTCATTCAG AACAAAGAAAGAGGACCAGTCTTGTTCTTCGTTGGTGCATTGCAGATCAAGTGGACTTAGAGTGTCAACAGCTGCTGGGTCAACAGCTGCAATGCTCTCAACAGGTGGATTTGCAATGCCAGTTTTATCCAAAGATCTCCAGTATATAGTGAGAGAACCCATTGCTCCTGGACTTTACAATAGCCTGATGCACGGCACCGTGAAGCCTGAGGAGTTGATGGAGATTGCATGGTATTGCAAAGAAGGGCTGATTTATATCGATGGCTCTCATCTAGTCCACTCAGTTCAACATGGGGATATCATTGAACTCTCTTCCAAAGCTCCAAAGTTGAAAGTTTTCTTGCCATCCCACCTGATATCGTGA
- the LOC132036148 gene encoding NADH kinase isoform X2, with translation MRLLLLQLLQVLKYLDSRCLVHKEAINFCQNILRKKLVDWEAVYRFNLCRPIRDVDLVVTIGGDGTLLQASHFMDDSIPVLGVNSDPTQAKEVEEYNEEFDATRSTGYLCAATVKNFEQIIDDILENRARPSEVSRMSITLNSKHMPTYALNDVLIAHPCPATVSRFSFRTKKEDQSCSSLVHCRSSGLRVSTAAGSTAAMLSTGGFAMPVLSKDLQYIVREPIAPGLYNSLMHGTVKPEELMEIAWYCKEGLIYIDGSHLVHSVQHGDIIELSSKAPKLKVFLPSHLIS, from the exons ATGAGACTTCTTCTCCTGCAGTTATTGCAGGTATTGAAATATCTAGACAGTAGATGTCTGGTCCACAAGGAGGCTATAAACTTCTGTCAGAACATTTTGAGGAAAAAGCTTGTCGATTGGGAAGCAGTCTATCGTTTTAATCTATGTCGGCCGATCCGTGATGTAGATTTAGTAGTTACTATAGGAGGAGATGGTACATTACTGCAGGCAAGCCATTTTATGGACGATTCGATTCCTGTTCTAGGAGTAAATTCTGACCCAACTCAAGCAAAAGAG GTTgaagaatacaatgaagaatTTGACGCTACAAGGAGTACAGGATATCTTTGTGCGGCAACTGTCAAGAACTTTGAACAA ATAATAGATGATATCCTTGAAAATCGTGCTAGACCTTCTGAAGTCTCAAGGATGTCAATCACTCTCAACTCAAAGCACATGCCAACTTACgcacttaatgatgttttaattgcCCATCCTTGTCCTGCTACAGTTTCCCGATTCTCATTCAG AACAAAGAAAGAGGACCAGTCTTGTTCTTCGTTGGTGCATTGCAGATCAAGTGGACTTAGAGTGTCAACAGCTGCTGGGTCAACAGCTGCAATGCTCTCAACAGGTGGATTTGCAATGCCAGTTTTATCCAAAGATCTCCAGTATATAGTGAGAGAACCCATTGCTCCTGGACTTTACAATAGCCTGATGCACGGCACCGTGAAGCCTGAGGAGTTGATGGAGATTGCATGGTATTGCAAAGAAGGGCTGATTTATATCGATGGCTCTCATCTAGTCCACTCAGTTCAACATGGGGATATCATTGAACTCTCTTCCAAAGCTCCAAAGTTGAAAGTTTTCTTGCCATCCCACCTGATATCGTGA